The genomic region CGTTGAGGTCGAGCATTGTAGCCTGATATGGTACGATGTTTCCCAATTATAGGCCATTATGGTCCAATGCAACAGGCCCTAACTTTGCTCCGTCAGTCACAAGCAAGGAGCAGACAGATGAACAACACACGAAACGTTCTGGTTACCGGCGCCACCGGCCAGCAGGGCGGCGCGGTCGTTCGCGCCCTGATCGCGCGGGGACACCGTGTCAAGGCGATCTCACGCAAGCCGGACAGCGATGGCGCAAAGCGGCTGGCCGCGGCTGGGGTCGGGGTCGTCGCCGGCGATCTCAACGATGGCGCATCCGTGGCGAGGGCGGTTGAGGGCGTCGATACGATGTTCCTGATGGGCAATAGCTACGAGGCCGGGACGGAGGCGGAAACGCGCCAGGGCATCACCGTGGCCGATGCGGCAAAGGCCGCCGGCATCGGTCACCTGATCTATTCCTCCGTTGGCGATGCGGACAAGAAAACCGGCATTCCGCATTTCGACAGCAAGCACCTCGTCGAAAAGCACATTGCAGACCTCGGCATTCCCTATACGATCAGCGCGCCCGTCGCCTTCATGGAAAATACGGTGGCGCCCTGGGCGATCGACGGGTTGCGCCAAGGCGTCTATGCCGCTGCCCTGCCGCCGACCCGCCCGCTGCAGCAGATCACCATCAAGGACATCGGCG from Rhizobium sp. BT03 harbors:
- a CDS encoding NmrA/HSCARG family protein, giving the protein MNNTRNVLVTGATGQQGGAVVRALIARGHRVKAISRKPDSDGAKRLAAAGVGVVAGDLNDGASVARAVEGVDTMFLMGNSYEAGTEAETRQGITVADAAKAAGIGHLIYSSVGDADKKTGIPHFDSKHLVEKHIADLGIPYTISAPVAFMENTVAPWAIDGLRQGVYAAALPPTRPLQQITIKDIGAFVAALAERREQVFGKRFDIAGDELSGEQQAKILSETLDRPIRYQELPIAAMRQQSEDAALMFEWFDRTGYDADIAALRRDFPDVGWHSYADWARGFDWSVLGKASA